Genomic DNA from Paracoccus aminophilus JCM 7686:
CAATGGATTTCGGCGCGGCCGGGGGAAAGAGCATTTCAGTCATTTCTGCCTCCTGACGAAAGCCTCCGCAGGCAAGCGGAGGCCAGCAATACCAGCAAAGGCTAACGAATTTCACCTGCTCGCTGCCGTTGCCGAGCCGGGAGTTTCGTGGCAATAGAGATCAAAAGCAATCAAGAGCAGGCTTCGACGATGACCGATTTCGCGCAGCGCCGCACTATGATGGTCGACACTCAGGTCCGGCCGAATGACGTGACCAGCTATCCCGTGATCGAGGCGATGCTGAACGTCCCGCGCGAGGAGTTCGTTCCCGACGCCCTCCGCGATGTCGCCTATACCGGAGAGAACATTCCTCTCGGTCACGGACGGGTCGAACTAGAGCCCCGCACCCTCGGCCGCCTTCTGGAATCTCTGGACATCCAGACCAGCGATTTCGTTCTGCATCTGGGCTGTGGTTATGGCTATGCCTCGGCTGTGATCGCCCGCATCGCCGAAGGCGTGGTCGCGGTCGAGCAGGACCCCGACATGGCCAGTGCCGCGCAAGCGCGCCTGACCGATGCCGAAATTTTCAATGTCGCCGTCACGCAGGGCGACATGGCCGCGGGCTGGCCGGGACAGGCGCCTTATGACGCCATCCTGATCGGCGGCGCGATCGAGACGCTTCCCGACGCCGTGGCCGAGCAGCTGCGTGAAGGTGGACGGATCGCTGCGGTTTTCGTCGAGAATCAGCTGGGCATCGCCCGGATCGGGCACAAGCTCGATGGCCGGATCAACTGGCGCTACGCCTTCAATGCCTTCGCGCCGGTCCTTCCCGGCTTCAATCGCACCCCGAGCTTCGCGCTTTGATCGTGAACAGAAAGGCCCGGAGATGATCGCAAAAACTCTCAAGACCCTGCGTCGGCCGCTTTTTGCTGCCCTTCTCGCAGGTGCGCTGGCCGCCCCGGCTGCTGCAGAAACGCTGGCCGACACCATGGTCGACGCCTATCGCCACTCGGCTCTGCTCGATCAAAACCGCGCCGTTCTGCGGGCTGCCGATGAAGATGTCGCAACCGCGATCTCGGCGCTGCGTCCGGTGGTGCAGTGGATCCTCAAGCAAAGCTTCCAGCGCGGCGATACCACGCAGAACGGCTTCTACATCAACACCCGCCAGACCTCGCTGGCACTGCAGGCCCAGATCACGCTCTATGATTTCGGTCGCTCGCAATTTGCCATCGACGCGGCGAAGGAAAACGTGCTCGCGACCCGCTCGGCACTGGTCGGCGTCGAGCAGGACGTGCTCTTGTCGGCGGTTCAGGCCTATCTGAACGTGCGCAGCGCGATGGAGCAGGTCGATCTGCAAGAAAACTCGGTCCGCGTGCTGTCGCAAGAAGAGCGCGCCGCCAAGGACCGCTACGAGGTCGGTGAGATCACGCTGACCGACGTGTCGCAGGCCGATGCCGCCGTCGCCGCCGCGCGCGCCTCGCTGGCCGCCGCGCAGGGCAATCTGGAAGTCGCGCGCGAGACCTATCAAACCGTGACCGGCCATATGCCGAAAAACCTCGCGGCCCCGCCGAAACCGCCGAAACTGCCGCCCTCGCTTGATCAGGCGCGGATGGTTGCGCAAAAGACCCATCCGGGGATTGCACAGGCCCAGCACCTCACCGCCGCCGCCGAGCTTGGCGTCTCGGGGGCCGCGGCACAGCGCAACCCGACGATCACCGGCTCGGTCGGGGTGACCAGCTCGCGCACCCATACCTCAGCAACCGATCGCTCGCAGACGACCGATGTCGGCGTTGCCTCGATCGACATGTCGCAGACGATCTATTCGGGCGGCGCGCTGTCCGCCGCGCATCGCAAAGCCATGGCGCAGCGCGATTCGGCTCGGGCACAGCTTCTGAACACCTCGCGTCAGGTCAACCAGTCGGTCGGCACCTCCTGGTCGCGGATCGACGTGGCCCGCGCGCAGATCAAAGCGATTTCGGAACAGATCGCGGCGGCGCAACAGGCCTATGACGGCGTGCGCGAGGAAGCGACGCTTGGCGCACGGACGACGCTGGATGTGCTCGATGCAGAGCAAAGCCTGCTCGTCGCCCGCGCCAACATGATTTCGGCCGAGGTTGATCTGCAATTAGCATATTATCAACTTTTGTCCTCTATGGGTTTGCTGACGGTAGAAAACCTGAAGCTCGGGATCCCGACCTATGACCCATCGGCCTATTACAATGCGGTGCGTAACGCGCCCTACACCAGCACGCAGGGCAAAAGCCTTGATCGCGTGCTGCGCGCCATCGGCAAGTCTGAATAAGACCAGCTTCGAACCGGCTTCAGCCTGGCGGGGTGCCCGCCATGGCTGAACCGGCACCTCAGGCACATCCCGCCGAAACCTCGGAAAACATCGGTGACGTTCTCGCCTCGATCCGCCGCCTGATCGCTCAAGATGAGGCCAATCGGGCCAGCAGCGATCCCGGACAGCGCCTGCGCCAAGTCGCGCTTCAACAAGCCGAAGAACGGCGCAGCGCCCATCCCACGCCTTCGGCCAGCGAACATGAACCGCCGCTGGTGCTCGGCCATCCCGATCTGGTCCCGCCTGCGCGCCCGCCTTTCCGGCAGCCGACGCTCTCGATGCCGCGGATGCGCCCCGCGGCAGAGGACCGGGTCTTCGCCGCACAAGCAACCGGCGGCCCGGTTGTGCTGAATGAGGGCGGCTCCCCGCGCGAGCTGCACCAAGCGCCCGTGATCGCGCCCCAGCCCCAGCTCGCCGCCGTTAATGCCGAGGCGATCGCAGCGCAAACGGATGCCCCTGCGCCTTTGACGGCCCATGCGCCGGCCTTTGCGGGACGCCCGCTTCGCGCCGAAACCCCGCCCTCCGCCGCAGAGATCGCGGCACATCCGGACGCAGCCGAGACGCCGCCCGCTGAGCCCGCGCTGACGGCTCACGTTCCCGCAGAAAGCCCGACCCGTGAGCATCCGCTCGCAGTAGCCCCGCCGCCCCCTGCCGCTCTGGCCGAGGGGGAGGGCGAGAGCGAGGACTTCCACCTTTTCCTCATGCCCGAGGATGAGAACCCGCATGAAGAGCTTCTGCGTGGCCTGATCCGCGAGGCCATCCGCGACGAGCTTCAGGGCGAGCTCGGCGGCCAATTCAGCCGCAACCTGCGCCGCGTCATCCGCTCAGAGATCGAGCTGGCGCTGCGCCGCATGGGCGGCCTGCGCTAAACAAAAGGGCGGACCTTGCCGGTCCGCCCGTCTCGCTGTTCCGAGCCTTTGCGCTCAGTTCAGATATTTCTCGGGATCGACGCTTTCAAAGCCGTTGCGGACCTCGAAATGGACGATGCCCTGATTGCGGGCCTTGCCCAAGGGCGTGCCCGCGCTGACCTTCTCGCCTTTCGAGACGCTGACATTGTCGAGCCCGGCATAGACGGTCATCAAATTGCCGTCGTGACGCACCACGATGATCGGGACATTGTCGACATCGCGGGTGATCGCGGCGACCGTGCCCGCGCCAGCCGCGCTGACAGTCGATCCCGGCGCCGCCGAAATGTCGATCCCGTCGTTCTTGCCCTTGGCATAGGTCCGGGCGATGGCACCGTTGACCGGCATCCGGAAACGTCCATTGCCCGAAGCCGCCGTGCGCGAGGCACCCATATTGTTTTGTGGCACCGCAACCGGGGTCGAGTTCGGCACCGTTTTTTCTTTGGGCAAAGGCTCGGTCGAGGACGGCGGAGCGGGCGTCGGGCTGCCCGCGCCGGGCGCCGTCACCGTGGCAACCGCGCTTTTCGGGGCAGCAGCGCCCGCGACCGGGATCAGCAGATGCTGACCAGTACGCAGCGACATATCGCCCGAGAGCCCGTTCCATTTGGCCAGATCATTGACCGTGACATTATATTTGCGCGCCACTGACCAGGCGGTCTCGCCCGCAGCGACGATATGCTGCTTGGGCTGGGCGCCGGTCTGGGCCGAAA
This window encodes:
- a CDS encoding protein-L-isoaspartate O-methyltransferase family protein is translated as MTDFAQRRTMMVDTQVRPNDVTSYPVIEAMLNVPREEFVPDALRDVAYTGENIPLGHGRVELEPRTLGRLLESLDIQTSDFVLHLGCGYGYASAVIARIAEGVVAVEQDPDMASAAQARLTDAEIFNVAVTQGDMAAGWPGQAPYDAILIGGAIETLPDAVAEQLREGGRIAAVFVENQLGIARIGHKLDGRINWRYAFNAFAPVLPGFNRTPSFAL
- a CDS encoding TolC family outer membrane protein gives rise to the protein MIAKTLKTLRRPLFAALLAGALAAPAAAETLADTMVDAYRHSALLDQNRAVLRAADEDVATAISALRPVVQWILKQSFQRGDTTQNGFYINTRQTSLALQAQITLYDFGRSQFAIDAAKENVLATRSALVGVEQDVLLSAVQAYLNVRSAMEQVDLQENSVRVLSQEERAAKDRYEVGEITLTDVSQADAAVAAARASLAAAQGNLEVARETYQTVTGHMPKNLAAPPKPPKLPPSLDQARMVAQKTHPGIAQAQHLTAAAELGVSGAAAQRNPTITGSVGVTSSRTHTSATDRSQTTDVGVASIDMSQTIYSGGALSAAHRKAMAQRDSARAQLLNTSRQVNQSVGTSWSRIDVARAQIKAISEQIAAAQQAYDGVREEATLGARTTLDVLDAEQSLLVARANMISAEVDLQLAYYQLLSSMGLLTVENLKLGIPTYDPSAYYNAVRNAPYTSTQGKSLDRVLRAIGKSE
- a CDS encoding M23 family metallopeptidase yields the protein MTGFKFWALASATTLALASCGPNGEYNGPTLSNFDPDFRSGGLNTIGAAAAAAPRPEPDQRGVISYPGYQVAIARQGDTVGTIAARLGLSAGSLAQYNALDPNVVLNNGAVVALPTRVAESTGPRGGVISTTGQVTDPFAGQASGRPTASSDEGVTSKTLAPAGTKPATPVSAQTGAQPKQHIVAAGETAWSVARKYNVTVNDLAKWNGLSGDMSLRTGQHLLIPVAGAAAPKSAVATVTAPGAGSPTPAPPSSTEPLPKEKTVPNSTPVAVPQNNMGASRTAASGNGRFRMPVNGAIARTYAKGKNDGIDISAAPGSTVSAAGAGTVAAITRDVDNVPIIVVRHDGNLMTVYAGLDNVSVSKGEKVSAGTPLGKARNQGIVHFEVRNGFESVDPEKYLN